The Xenopus laevis strain J_2021 chromosome 7S, Xenopus_laevis_v10.1, whole genome shotgun sequence genome includes a window with the following:
- the tmprss4.S gene encoding transmembrane protease serine 4 isoform X2, translating to MSVGEEDVNIVIASSTAGGDEGSGRITQPSMPRRAIATVPTIVSASTTHTSGPTRTSAPTTRTPGPTTFATSRTSGTTAPTTHNSWLINNSSHTPGPTGTTGPTVNPTGSAASSSNIPRSTGTIATNPIVPTWTPAPATHTPNSTRTPLPTIHTPGPVRTPANAARVPGPSRIPGPASGTPRPVPKPETGGPTVNYKKEKAFPIRKYCVPTVAVLLVLASIAVVSILIKVVLDNYYYFCVKSFKFIPLGQRCDGKSDCAGDEDESRCVQPFDVTADSNVRFKEAGSLLQLYVPSRSSWSFICSDNWDTTKAKAVCAQVGYFSEPVSSSVSVSEISTPSTVLYSTVQVLNDRSIQVNPSLGGSCTSGQVVSLSCAACGTRHKQQRIIGGSNSDIMRYPWQVDLQYMGQHICGGSILNSRWILTAAHCFDKGQRQIDRWRVQYGVTTLTYVFGYFVDKIFLHSRYVVDHYPNDIALLKLKSDIVVSASVQSVCLPGYDNNLADGSSLWVTGWGHTVEGGAAKASQLQEVTINLISSTTCNQEYGGQILDTMLCAGKIEGGADTCKGDSGGPLVSLGQNSRWDQVGIVSWGDGCGRPNNVGVYTNVLSFLNWIYGVMRQIS from the exons ATG AGCGTTGGAGAGGAGGATGTGAATATTGTAATTGCTTCTAGCACAGCAG GTGGAGATGAAGGAAGTGGAAGAATTACACAACCATCCATGCCTAGAAGGGCCATTGCCACAGTTCCTACAATTGTTTCTGCTTCTACCACCCACACTTCAGGGCCCACACGGACTTCAGCTCCAACTACCCGTACTCCAGGACCAACAACTTTTGCTACGTCGAGGACATCAGGGACTACTGCTCCCACTACCCATAACTCATGGTTAATAAATAATTCTTCCCACACTCCAGGACCCACAGGGACTACAGGTCCTACTGTCAACCCTACAGGATCAGCAGCTTCATCTTCCAACATTCCAAGGTCCACAGGGACTATTGCTACCAACCCCATTGTGCCAACATGGACACCAGCTCCTGCTACCCATACTCCAAATTCAACAAGGACTCCTCTTCCTACTATCCATACTCCAGGTCCAGTTCGAACCCCAGCTAATGCTGCAAGGGTTCCTGGCCCCAGTCGAATACCAGGCCCTGCCAGTGGGACACCCAGACCAGTCCCAAAACCAGAAACTGGAGGTCCCACTGTGAACTACAAGAAGGAGAAAGCCTTTCCTATTAGAAAATACTGTGTTCCCACTGTAGCAGTATTATTGGTGCTGGCTTCAATTGCTGTTGTATCCATCCTGA TTAAAGTGGTTttggataattattattatttctgcgtCAAGTCCTTCAAATTTATACCTTTGGGACAGCGGTGTGATGGTAAATCAGACTGTGCAGGAGATGAGGATGAGAGTCGATGTGTACAGCCTTTCGATGTCACTGCAGACTCAAATG TTAGATTCAAAGAAGCTGGTTCTCTTCTTCAACTCTATGTGCCATCCAGAAGCAGCTGGAGTTTTATTTGCAGTGACAACTGGGATACTACTAAAGCAAAAGCTGTGTGTGCACAGGTTGGGTATTTCAG TGAACCAGTGTCCAGTTCTGTCTCTGTCTCTGAGATTTCTACACCATCCACAGTATTGTATAGTACTGTGCAGGTGCTGAACGACCGAAGTATCCAGGTTAATCCATCTCTGGG ggGAAGTTGCACATCTGGTCAAGTTGTATCTCTTAGCTGTGCAG CATGTGGTACTAGACATAAGCAACAGAGGATTATTGGGGGTAGCAATTCTGATATAATGAGGTACCCATGGCAGGTCGACCTACAGTACATGGGGCAACACATATGTGGAGGAAGTATCCTGAACTCTCGCTGGATCCTCACTGCTGCCCACTGTTTTGACAA AGGTCAGAGACAAATTGATCGATGGCGTGTCCAGTATGGAGTAACCACTCTTACATATGTGTTTGGATACTTTGTGGACAAGATCTTCCTGCATTCCAGATACGTGGTCGATCATTACCCAAATGACATTGCCCTGCTCAAACTCAAAAGTGATATAGTTGTATCAG CATCTGTGCAGTCTGTCTGCCTTCCTGGATATGATAATAACTTAGCGGACGGCTCATCGCTGTGGGTGACAGGCTGGGGTCATACAGTAGAGGGAGGTG ctgCAAAAGCTTCTCAGCTTCAAGAAGTGACTATTAATCTTATCTCCAGCACTACTTGCAATCAAGAGTATGGTGGACAGATTCTTGACACCATGTTGTGTGCAGGAAAGATAGAAGGCGGGGCTGACACTTGCAAG GGTGATAGTGGGGGCCCTTTGGTTTCATTGGGACAAAACTCACGCTGGGACCAGGTTGGCATTGTTAGCTGGGGCGATGGCTGTGGAAGACCTAATAATGTAGGAGTATACACCAATGTGCTGTCATTCTTGAACTGGATTTATGGA
- the tmprss4.S gene encoding transmembrane protease serine 4 isoform X1, whose product MSVGEEDVNIVIASSTAGGDEGSGRITQPSMPRRAIATVPTIVSASTTHTSGPTRTSAPTTRTPGPTTFATSRTSGTTAPTTHNSWLINNSSHTPGPTGTTGPTVNPTGSAASSSNIPRSTGTIATNPIVPTWTPAPATHTPNSTRTPLPTIHTPGPVRTPANAARVPGPSRIPGPASGTPRPVPKPETGGPTVNYKKEKAFPIRKYCVPTVAVLLVLASIAVVSILIKVVLDNYYYFCVKSFKFIPLGQRCDGKSDCAGDEDESRCVQPFDVTADSNVRFKEAGSLLQLYVPSRSSWSFICSDNWDTTKAKAVCAQVGYFSEPVSSSVSVSEISTPSTVLYSTVQVLNDRSIQVNPSLGGSCTSGQVVSLSCAACGTRHKQQRIIGGSNSDIMRYPWQVDLQYMGQHICGGSILNSRWILTAAHCFDKGQRQIDRWRVQYGVTTLTYVFGYFVDKIFLHSRYVVDHYPNDIALLKLKSDIVVSASVQSVCLPGYDNNLADGSSLWVTGWGHTVEGGAAKASQLQEVTINLISSTTCNQEYGGQILDTMLCAGKIEGGADTCKGDSGGPLVSLGQNSRWDQVGIVSWGDGCGRPNNVGVYTNVLSFLNWIYGVMRVSMVQNCALC is encoded by the exons ATG AGCGTTGGAGAGGAGGATGTGAATATTGTAATTGCTTCTAGCACAGCAG GTGGAGATGAAGGAAGTGGAAGAATTACACAACCATCCATGCCTAGAAGGGCCATTGCCACAGTTCCTACAATTGTTTCTGCTTCTACCACCCACACTTCAGGGCCCACACGGACTTCAGCTCCAACTACCCGTACTCCAGGACCAACAACTTTTGCTACGTCGAGGACATCAGGGACTACTGCTCCCACTACCCATAACTCATGGTTAATAAATAATTCTTCCCACACTCCAGGACCCACAGGGACTACAGGTCCTACTGTCAACCCTACAGGATCAGCAGCTTCATCTTCCAACATTCCAAGGTCCACAGGGACTATTGCTACCAACCCCATTGTGCCAACATGGACACCAGCTCCTGCTACCCATACTCCAAATTCAACAAGGACTCCTCTTCCTACTATCCATACTCCAGGTCCAGTTCGAACCCCAGCTAATGCTGCAAGGGTTCCTGGCCCCAGTCGAATACCAGGCCCTGCCAGTGGGACACCCAGACCAGTCCCAAAACCAGAAACTGGAGGTCCCACTGTGAACTACAAGAAGGAGAAAGCCTTTCCTATTAGAAAATACTGTGTTCCCACTGTAGCAGTATTATTGGTGCTGGCTTCAATTGCTGTTGTATCCATCCTGA TTAAAGTGGTTttggataattattattatttctgcgtCAAGTCCTTCAAATTTATACCTTTGGGACAGCGGTGTGATGGTAAATCAGACTGTGCAGGAGATGAGGATGAGAGTCGATGTGTACAGCCTTTCGATGTCACTGCAGACTCAAATG TTAGATTCAAAGAAGCTGGTTCTCTTCTTCAACTCTATGTGCCATCCAGAAGCAGCTGGAGTTTTATTTGCAGTGACAACTGGGATACTACTAAAGCAAAAGCTGTGTGTGCACAGGTTGGGTATTTCAG TGAACCAGTGTCCAGTTCTGTCTCTGTCTCTGAGATTTCTACACCATCCACAGTATTGTATAGTACTGTGCAGGTGCTGAACGACCGAAGTATCCAGGTTAATCCATCTCTGGG ggGAAGTTGCACATCTGGTCAAGTTGTATCTCTTAGCTGTGCAG CATGTGGTACTAGACATAAGCAACAGAGGATTATTGGGGGTAGCAATTCTGATATAATGAGGTACCCATGGCAGGTCGACCTACAGTACATGGGGCAACACATATGTGGAGGAAGTATCCTGAACTCTCGCTGGATCCTCACTGCTGCCCACTGTTTTGACAA AGGTCAGAGACAAATTGATCGATGGCGTGTCCAGTATGGAGTAACCACTCTTACATATGTGTTTGGATACTTTGTGGACAAGATCTTCCTGCATTCCAGATACGTGGTCGATCATTACCCAAATGACATTGCCCTGCTCAAACTCAAAAGTGATATAGTTGTATCAG CATCTGTGCAGTCTGTCTGCCTTCCTGGATATGATAATAACTTAGCGGACGGCTCATCGCTGTGGGTGACAGGCTGGGGTCATACAGTAGAGGGAGGTG ctgCAAAAGCTTCTCAGCTTCAAGAAGTGACTATTAATCTTATCTCCAGCACTACTTGCAATCAAGAGTATGGTGGACAGATTCTTGACACCATGTTGTGTGCAGGAAAGATAGAAGGCGGGGCTGACACTTGCAAG GGTGATAGTGGGGGCCCTTTGGTTTCATTGGGACAAAACTCACGCTGGGACCAGGTTGGCATTGTTAGCTGGGGCGATGGCTGTGGAAGACCTAATAATGTAGGAGTATACACCAATGTGCTGTCATTCTTGAACTGGATTTATGGA